The Synechocystis sp. PCC 7509 genome includes a window with the following:
- a CDS encoding Re/Si-specific NAD(P)(+) transhydrogenase subunit alpha: MIIAVAKEIEVGERRVALIPETVARLVKKGLEVWVEAGAGDRAFFTDAAYEAAGAKVVADSIAIWGEADILLKVGLPQEREDGRQEIDLLKVGAVLIGFLNPLGAPETAQKLADKKVTAFAIELIPRSSRAQSMDALSSQASVAGYKSVLIAAAALPKYFPMLTTAAGTIAPAKVFIMGAGVAGLQAIATARRLGAVVEAFDIRPAVKEEVQSLGAKFVEVQLNEETVAAGGYAKEISADARQLTQQVLAEHIKNSDVVITTAQVQGKKAPLLVTEEMVAQMKPGSVIVDLAADQGGNCARTEPGKDVQWHGVTIIGTINLPSSMPVHASQMYSKNLATLVQYLVKDNALNLDFADDIIDSACITHDGEIRNQRVKDALTATSATVGN, translated from the coding sequence ATGATCATAGCGGTTGCTAAAGAAATTGAAGTCGGTGAACGTCGCGTTGCTTTGATACCCGAAACTGTAGCGCGATTGGTGAAAAAAGGCTTAGAAGTATGGGTAGAAGCGGGTGCAGGCGATCGCGCATTTTTTACTGATGCAGCTTACGAAGCAGCCGGAGCAAAGGTTGTAGCCGATAGTATCGCGATTTGGGGCGAGGCAGATATTTTGCTCAAAGTCGGCTTACCCCAAGAGCGAGAAGACGGGCGACAAGAAATTGATTTACTCAAAGTTGGAGCAGTATTAATTGGCTTTCTCAACCCCTTGGGAGCGCCGGAGACTGCCCAAAAACTAGCGGACAAGAAAGTTACGGCTTTTGCTATTGAACTAATCCCCCGCAGCAGTAGAGCGCAAAGCATGGATGCTTTATCGTCCCAAGCATCAGTAGCGGGTTACAAGTCTGTACTAATTGCGGCGGCGGCTTTGCCTAAATACTTTCCGATGTTAACAACGGCAGCAGGAACGATCGCCCCAGCTAAAGTATTTATTATGGGAGCAGGGGTAGCAGGATTACAAGCGATCGCTACAGCAAGGAGATTGGGCGCAGTAGTGGAAGCTTTTGATATTCGTCCCGCAGTTAAAGAAGAAGTGCAAAGCTTGGGAGCAAAGTTTGTAGAAGTACAGCTAAACGAGGAAACCGTAGCCGCCGGAGGCTATGCCAAAGAAATCTCCGCCGATGCTAGACAACTTACTCAACAAGTATTAGCCGAACACATCAAAAACTCAGATGTCGTAATCACAACGGCGCAAGTACAGGGTAAAAAAGCCCCGTTACTTGTCACCGAGGAAATGGTAGCGCAAATGAAGCCGGGATCGGTAATTGTTGATTTGGCGGCGGATCAAGGTGGCAATTGCGCCCGTACTGAGCCAGGAAAAGACGTGCAATGGCACGGCGTAACAATTATTGGCACGATTAATTTACCTTCTTCAATGCCCGTCCACGCCAGCCAAATGTATTCAAAAAACTTGGCTACTTTGGTGCAGTATTTAGTTAAAGACAACGCCCTCAACCTCGATTTTGCTGACGACATTATTGATTCTGCTTGCATTACGCATGACGGAGAGATTCGCAACCAAAGAGTAAAAGATGCTTTAACGGCTACCAGTGCAACGGTGGGTAATTAG
- a CDS encoding NAD(P) transhydrogenase subunit alpha, translating to MTEALIAALFVFVLASFVGFEVINKVPPTLHTPLMSGANAISGIAVIGALVVSGSRDVNISVILGLIAVVLATINVVGGFLVTDRMLQMFKKKEVKA from the coding sequence ATGACAGAAGCATTAATTGCGGCATTATTCGTGTTTGTTTTAGCCTCTTTTGTTGGCTTTGAGGTAATTAATAAAGTCCCGCCAACTCTGCATACTCCTTTGATGTCTGGCGCTAATGCTATTTCGGGAATTGCCGTAATTGGCGCGTTAGTTGTTTCTGGGAGTAGAGACGTAAATATTAGTGTAATTTTGGGCTTGATTGCGGTGGTACTGGCAACTATCAACGTCGTGGGCGGCTTTTTGGTTACTGATCGGATGTTGCAAATGTTTAAGAAAAAAGAGGTTAAAGCGTGA
- a CDS encoding NAD(P)(+) transhydrogenase (Re/Si-specific) subunit beta has product MNDFLPTGIQLTYLVAVCLFIIGLKQLGSPATARNGNLLASGGMLLAVGATLLDRQVLNYEMILVGLAIGSLIGAIAAQRVAMTEMPQMVGLLNGLGGLASALVAVAEFWRLIGNGEAIGLDANISMLLDVFIGGVTFTGSMVAFAKLQGLISGSPITFPLQQPVNILLLIGFVVGSGYLLVTPENVPLFLGVVAVSLLLGVLFVIPIGGGDMPVVISLLNSLSGVAASAAGFVVMNNMLIVAGALVGASGLILTQIMCKAMNRSLFSVLFGAFGGGSIASGGAGATATDKNVRSIDPEEGAMMLGYARSVVIVPGYGMAVAQAQHSVRELADQLERMGVDVKYAIHPVAGRMPGHMNVLLAEANVPYPQLSDMDDINPQFEQTDVALVIGANDVVNPAARHDTASPIYGMPILEVDKAKQTIVIKRGMSAGFAGIDNELFYKDKTTMLFGSAKDMVAKLVAEVKQL; this is encoded by the coding sequence GTGAACGATTTTTTACCAACGGGGATACAGCTAACTTATTTAGTTGCAGTGTGTTTATTTATCATCGGGTTAAAACAACTAGGATCGCCCGCTACAGCGCGTAATGGTAACTTGTTAGCTTCCGGGGGAATGTTGCTGGCGGTGGGGGCAACTTTGCTAGATCGGCAAGTATTGAATTATGAGATGATTTTGGTAGGTTTAGCGATTGGTTCATTGATAGGCGCGATCGCAGCCCAAAGAGTCGCTATGACCGAAATGCCCCAAATGGTCGGTTTATTGAATGGTTTGGGGGGTTTAGCTTCAGCATTAGTAGCAGTGGCTGAGTTTTGGCGGCTAATTGGCAATGGCGAAGCTATCGGTTTAGATGCGAATATTTCTATGCTGTTAGATGTCTTTATTGGTGGCGTGACTTTTACAGGCAGTATGGTTGCTTTTGCGAAGTTGCAAGGCTTAATTAGCGGCTCTCCGATTACTTTTCCATTGCAGCAACCAGTAAATATTTTGTTGCTGATTGGGTTTGTCGTCGGTAGCGGTTACTTATTGGTAACGCCGGAAAATGTACCTTTGTTTCTTGGTGTAGTTGCCGTGTCTTTGCTGCTGGGCGTATTGTTTGTAATTCCCATCGGTGGCGGCGATATGCCTGTAGTTATTTCGCTGTTAAATTCCTTGTCGGGAGTAGCAGCAAGTGCGGCGGGGTTTGTAGTCATGAACAATATGCTAATAGTGGCTGGCGCTTTGGTAGGCGCGTCTGGGTTGATTTTGACTCAGATTATGTGTAAAGCAATGAATCGCTCGTTATTTAGCGTCTTATTCGGCGCTTTTGGCGGTGGTAGTATTGCAAGCGGCGGTGCAGGTGCAACAGCAACCGATAAAAATGTCCGCAGTATTGACCCTGAAGAAGGTGCAATGATGCTAGGTTATGCTCGTTCGGTTGTCATTGTTCCCGGCTATGGTATGGCAGTGGCTCAAGCACAGCATAGCGTGCGCGAACTCGCCGATCAATTGGAGCGCATGGGTGTAGATGTCAAATATGCCATTCACCCTGTAGCGGGGCGGATGCCGGGGCATATGAACGTATTACTGGCTGAAGCAAATGTTCCTTATCCTCAGTTATCAGATATGGACGATATCAACCCCCAGTTTGAACAAACCGATGTAGCTTTAGTAATTGGGGCAAATGATGTAGTTAATCCTGCCGCCCGTCATGATACCGCTAGTCCAATTTATGGGATGCCGATTTTGGAAGTAGACAAGGCAAAACAGACGATTGTGATCAAGCGCGGCATGAGTGCGGGTTTTGCTGGTATAGACAATGAATTGTTTTACAAAGATAAAACTACTATGCTGTTTGGCAGCGCTAAAGATATGGTGGCGAAGTTAGTAGCTGAAGTGAAGCAACTGTAA
- a CDS encoding pilus assembly FimT family protein, translated as MNKYCLSKQPVAGFTLLELATTVFLVGIVSAIAVPSFTGLINRQRLNNAQEQVFIVMRNAQSSAKRERRTWAACFRDDGSKILSSVTRLPESNPTWACTSATNWRPLLGADSKHIAINSTYTTLRQTPANYYRARFKFDGTLETTDGGAAVQKGKVTLNIRNETNNIKRCVFVSTLLGALRTDEDSKCTI; from the coding sequence ATGAACAAGTATTGCTTGTCAAAGCAGCCCGTAGCTGGTTTTACATTGCTAGAATTAGCAACTACAGTTTTTCTTGTTGGTATAGTATCAGCGATCGCAGTTCCTAGCTTTACAGGATTAATCAATCGCCAGCGCCTAAATAATGCCCAAGAACAAGTTTTTATAGTAATGCGGAATGCTCAATCTAGCGCCAAACGAGAAAGACGTACTTGGGCTGCTTGTTTTCGTGATGATGGGAGTAAAATCTTATCTTCTGTAACTCGTTTACCTGAAAGTAATCCTACTTGGGCTTGTACTAGCGCTACAAATTGGCGACCACTTTTGGGAGCGGATTCTAAGCACATCGCTATAAATTCAACCTATACTACTTTGAGGCAAACTCCTGCCAATTACTATCGAGCAAGGTTTAAATTTGATGGTACTCTTGAAACCACTGACGGGGGTGCAGCAGTCCAAAAGGGAAAAGTCACCCTTAACATTCGTAACGAAACGAACAATATCAAACGTTGCGTATTTGTATCTACTTTACTAGGAGCGCTTCGCACTGATGAAGATAGCAAATGTACCATTTGA
- a CDS encoding prepilin-type N-terminal cleavage/methylation domain-containing protein — MNIKYFIFLLRQLSFNHPKRKISGFTLVELIISMAIASVVVSGLMSLVVQLVSTNQQESGQTQTQNDMQLALDYISNDLREAVYVYPGECLTATGEGSKSAITVSPDFCPGVVNHIKDFGTDFNNNSMPILAFWKLDTLPSPLINSCGTATPTAGVPCNSGRTYTLVVYFLRKNVDTDIPRWYGKSRLLRYELPNYASDGTAIANYVSPEQPGVGFRKWPWQLKGGTVSNLQAAIPNLNNDIPQTLVDFVDGERINSSVADSTACPVDDLTNDVYYRVSPDVTATPFAGVRSFYACVRVDKTSELGVDVYDGRTLNQDVLVFLRGNSIGRVQPGNNNKLPTLRTQVLRRSIVNKDPKAID; from the coding sequence ATGAATATAAAATATTTTATTTTTCTATTGCGCCAATTGTCGTTTAATCATCCTAAACGCAAAATATCTGGTTTTACTTTAGTAGAACTAATAATCAGTATGGCGATCGCTTCAGTTGTAGTATCAGGTTTGATGTCTTTGGTGGTTCAATTGGTATCCACCAATCAGCAAGAGTCAGGACAAACCCAAACTCAAAATGATATGCAGCTTGCTCTTGACTATATTAGTAACGATCTGCGAGAAGCAGTATATGTTTATCCTGGAGAATGTTTAACAGCTACAGGAGAAGGAAGTAAGTCAGCAATTACCGTTAGCCCAGACTTTTGTCCTGGAGTTGTCAATCATATCAAAGATTTTGGTACTGACTTTAACAATAATAGTATGCCAATTTTAGCTTTTTGGAAGTTAGACACTCTGCCCAGCCCTCTAATTAACAGTTGTGGCACTGCTACCCCTACAGCAGGCGTACCTTGCAATTCCGGCAGAACTTACACATTAGTTGTTTACTTTTTAAGAAAAAACGTAGACACTGACATTCCTAGATGGTATGGTAAATCCCGCTTGCTACGCTATGAATTGCCTAATTATGCAAGTGATGGCACTGCGATCGCAAATTATGTCAGTCCAGAACAACCAGGTGTAGGTTTTCGTAAGTGGCCCTGGCAGTTGAAAGGTGGTACTGTAAGCAATTTACAAGCTGCTATACCTAACCTTAACAATGACATTCCTCAGACTTTGGTAGATTTTGTTGACGGGGAACGAATAAATTCATCAGTTGCCGATTCTACGGCTTGTCCTGTCGACGATCTCACCAATGATGTTTATTATCGAGTTTCGCCAGATGTTACTGCCACACCTTTTGCTGGCGTGAGAAGTTTTTATGCTTGTGTCAGAGTAGATAAAACTTCGGAATTAGGCGTGGATGTTTACGATGGTAGAACATTGAATCAAGATGTTTTAGTCTTTCTACGGGGAAATAGCATAGGGAGAGTACAACCTGGTAATAACAATAAGCTTCCGACGCTAAGAACTCAAGTTTTGAGACGAAGTATCGTTAATAAAGATCCTAAAGCAATTGACTAA
- a CDS encoding type II secretion system GspH family protein — MLSNLSLFKQPKTNLQIEAQGFTLVESLMGILVITVVAITITPPIVISTATRVQNRRAEQAMQLAQAEVDRIRVLVEQGGAYTAKLPPVPSGIIPDSNIAKVTAPTTFVTTPIVSGKIDTDLSRALANATTKAFGVDVDNDAQVDYYVQIFRDNNSNAIPTGTTTLVAFQLGVRVYSKVARAGSLQILPASLRLTTSYGSQEFSPLAVAYTTVARSDATTVSLEKYKQYLSP, encoded by the coding sequence ATGCTTAGTAATCTTAGTCTTTTTAAGCAACCAAAAACCAATCTCCAAATAGAAGCACAAGGATTTACCTTAGTAGAATCTTTGATGGGAATATTGGTAATAACAGTAGTGGCAATCACAATTACACCGCCAATTGTTATCAGCACCGCTACGCGCGTACAAAACCGCAGAGCCGAACAAGCTATGCAACTGGCACAAGCAGAAGTTGATCGAATCAGAGTTTTGGTAGAACAAGGAGGAGCCTACACAGCAAAATTACCTCCCGTTCCTAGTGGCATAATACCCGATAGCAATATTGCTAAAGTAACGGCTCCTACAACCTTTGTTACTACTCCCATTGTTAGCGGTAAAATTGACACCGATCTAAGTCGTGCTTTAGCTAATGCTACTACCAAAGCTTTTGGTGTTGATGTAGACAACGACGCTCAAGTTGACTACTACGTACAAATATTTCGTGACAACAACTCTAATGCAATACCTACTGGAACAACTACGTTAGTTGCATTTCAACTTGGAGTTAGAGTTTATTCAAAAGTCGCTAGAGCTGGGAGCTTGCAAATTTTGCCTGCATCTTTGCGACTGACAACAAGTTATGGAAGTCAAGAATTTAGTCCTTTAGCGGTTGCCTATACTACAGTTGCTCGTAGCGATGCAACGACAGTTTCTTTAGAAAAATATAAGCAGTATCTTAGTCCGTAA
- the hpsA gene encoding hormogonium polysaccharide biosynthesis protein HpsA: protein MSTNKQDKTKQNLLKQIEQLSKTDLKQQIQWLLRGWIVGLRQQPQAGFVLPTVVLVLLVVGLTVAALLFRSLSRTTQVIGQREQQQIYNAATPAIDRAKAKLEYLFKDGKLPSGIPPEGKLAELMQENVYNFPGKTTSQQETRLNLDGNTGTTENAWMYQDAEGNTIAYSILMKAEEGTVNVKTADLATKASSLVVRSGPVSTVQPSSACANAGASALEKGWFKDGVSTGFLRKNFQVNAVVLKNGAANQTATTLEFQQERQVDRGNKWGAWFLNDLEVFPGPEFNWNGSMHTEGTIFIGSAAFKAHLISAPNSCLYGVDGLEASEISMKDQPEVRDPINPAIIKTPRFQGQIISGTMKDNTFVATVGQIDRSPTQTTTLGSATDSVRQDTVGAVKLPVDIALDALSLLTEDKSEARKAADPNNTTARDTAAWDTTNPLAQGATQRVFNKAVAKPYVDDSYRADNRYGPKIPKGGLPAATKVGDPISSTLTELVSNDPIAGNIDNVGLDGYWERRSRNQGLRIIVGQRLELGNPLAAPGSLGSRPHEALQRRTLRDNLAAVQATAIYFHENVDTPVACLATAVHPGTADSLKNSATFRDVTFNVGGTPVTLKNDFFTGRGTNGWEYTAPSAGGPNAAQLIALKNLANYSGDPNGAFPPKQEASTSTVVHPYPLLTQNGDFSNLRRALTILAGSSYADLSTADKTYIDTANCSLGMLADEIKKLKDYSYTNAANIVNLTALNSALAPTAMPVITGATPEEVTTKLFQANLPIADTAWLVYLKEQIDRDRRNNVGYVCSTNLNPSALAIHPYPYIVAKLCPPITTPIVPKYEALSYIFPTANRNESRADTYLNSTGVNPTTLVYQGIGGTTFNTVNDDTALESIRLTPQPIANWKLDPATIASPGTNAPNDKTNNLIKYTTAGGVSTVYRIPFKDTALFNGREMMSVRVLNIDLDLLRQNQPYAADTWLPASGLVFAFREDAVREDGIARPPLGTWPQYKSVWDANTASGPPETSTGTPSQIWRMDAVTPKDPPLNGSDGNGAISAGGTGISPKPIDYYPDPARRPYGFRLKQGTTLARTVVGVDNTFGLSFISDNTAYIQGDFNLHKNSSNTLLEEFTQLLTYGTGGFYSNFYTRTTPSTEFAKPAIDSWRPTEIIADAITILSNSFCDGSIEDGLFVSGSAAPSSTTTISEAKYGCGTGNIATSYLNQNRPTGSITFASWLRENIADDKSPIVFDSEGAPRTGTATPGVKYAGAYQAFTNGKQRNIASVTRINAVLISGLVPSRQQQAYGGLHNFPRFLETWNGNPKTDLYLSGSFIQLNFSTSATAPFDQDSWEKLDTSDANEPIEYYGPPNRRWGYDVALQFQAPGAVSQRFTTISSIRSEFYRELPVDDPYIRKLRCATIGATSTKVDPKCS, encoded by the coding sequence ATGTCAACCAACAAGCAAGATAAAACTAAACAAAATCTACTTAAGCAAATTGAGCAGCTATCGAAAACCGATCTCAAACAGCAGATTCAATGGCTACTGCGTGGTTGGATTGTAGGTTTACGGCAACAACCACAAGCGGGATTTGTGTTACCAACGGTTGTATTAGTTTTATTAGTTGTTGGCTTAACAGTCGCAGCCTTACTTTTTCGCTCGTTAAGTCGAACAACTCAAGTCATTGGTCAACGAGAGCAACAACAAATCTACAACGCCGCCACTCCAGCCATTGACCGCGCCAAAGCAAAATTAGAATACTTATTTAAAGATGGCAAACTTCCTAGTGGGATACCGCCAGAAGGTAAATTAGCTGAATTGATGCAGGAGAATGTTTACAATTTTCCTGGCAAAACCACATCTCAACAGGAAACTCGTCTGAACTTAGACGGTAATACTGGTACGACAGAAAACGCTTGGATGTATCAAGATGCTGAAGGCAATACTATTGCTTACTCTATCTTGATGAAAGCCGAGGAGGGAACCGTAAATGTTAAGACCGCAGACTTAGCAACTAAAGCAAGTAGTCTAGTAGTCCGCAGTGGCCCTGTTAGTACCGTTCAACCAAGTTCAGCTTGTGCAAACGCTGGTGCTAGTGCTTTAGAAAAAGGTTGGTTCAAAGATGGTGTTAGTACCGGGTTTTTGCGGAAAAACTTCCAAGTCAACGCAGTCGTGCTTAAAAATGGTGCAGCTAACCAAACTGCTACAACTTTAGAGTTTCAACAAGAGCGACAAGTAGACCGAGGAAATAAATGGGGCGCATGGTTTCTTAATGACCTAGAAGTTTTTCCAGGTCCTGAGTTCAACTGGAATGGCTCAATGCACACTGAAGGAACGATATTTATAGGCTCTGCGGCTTTCAAAGCACATTTAATTAGTGCGCCTAATTCTTGCTTATATGGTGTTGATGGTTTAGAAGCTTCTGAGATAAGTATGAAAGATCAACCAGAAGTTAGAGATCCAATCAATCCAGCAATAATCAAGACACCCAGGTTTCAAGGGCAGATTATTAGTGGCACAATGAAAGACAATACCTTTGTTGCTACTGTGGGGCAAATAGATCGCAGTCCCACCCAAACCACTACCCTTGGTTCAGCTACCGACTCTGTAAGACAAGACACAGTAGGCGCAGTCAAGCTACCTGTTGATATTGCTCTTGATGCCCTATCACTACTTACAGAAGATAAGTCGGAAGCTCGAAAAGCTGCTGACCCAAACAATACAACGGCAAGAGATACAGCAGCTTGGGATACTACCAACCCTCTAGCTCAAGGTGCAACTCAGAGAGTTTTCAATAAAGCAGTTGCCAAACCATACGTAGATGATAGTTATCGGGCTGATAATCGCTACGGGCCAAAAATACCCAAGGGTGGACTACCCGCAGCAACCAAAGTAGGAGATCCAATAAGTAGCACTCTTACAGAACTTGTTAGCAACGATCCTATAGCTGGTAACATTGATAACGTGGGTCTAGATGGTTACTGGGAGCGCCGTTCGCGCAACCAAGGGTTGCGAATTATTGTTGGACAGCGCCTAGAGTTGGGCAATCCTCTTGCTGCACCTGGTTCTTTAGGAAGCAGACCTCACGAAGCCTTGCAAAGACGAACTTTAAGGGACAATCTTGCGGCGGTACAAGCAACAGCTATTTACTTCCATGAAAATGTTGATACACCTGTCGCTTGCTTGGCTACTGCCGTACATCCTGGCACTGCTGATAGTCTCAAAAACAGCGCTACGTTTAGAGACGTAACCTTTAACGTAGGTGGGACACCTGTAACACTGAAAAATGACTTTTTTACTGGCAGGGGAACAAACGGATGGGAGTACACCGCCCCAAGTGCTGGAGGACCTAATGCTGCACAGCTAATAGCTTTAAAGAACCTTGCCAATTATTCCGGCGATCCTAATGGGGCATTTCCGCCCAAGCAAGAAGCGTCAACTTCAACGGTTGTTCACCCCTACCCACTCTTAACGCAAAACGGAGATTTCTCCAATTTAAGACGCGCTCTGACAATTCTCGCTGGTTCTAGTTACGCCGATCTCAGCACCGCCGATAAAACCTACATTGATACAGCTAATTGTTCTTTAGGAATGTTGGCTGACGAAATTAAAAAACTTAAAGATTATAGTTATACAAATGCAGCTAATATAGTAAACCTAACGGCTTTAAATTCTGCTTTAGCTCCAACAGCTATGCCAGTTATAACTGGAGCCACACCGGAAGAAGTTACTACAAAGTTGTTTCAAGCAAATTTACCGATCGCTGATACAGCTTGGTTGGTTTATCTAAAAGAGCAGATTGATCGCGATCGACGTAACAATGTAGGTTATGTGTGTAGTACAAACCTTAACCCTTCTGCCCTTGCTATACATCCCTACCCATACATAGTGGCAAAGCTATGTCCTCCTATTACTACTCCTATTGTTCCAAAGTATGAAGCTTTATCTTACATTTTCCCCACAGCCAATCGCAATGAATCTCGTGCCGATACTTACCTAAACTCTACAGGTGTAAATCCAACTACGTTAGTTTATCAAGGTATTGGAGGTACTACTTTCAATACTGTTAATGACGATACCGCTCTAGAGAGCATTAGATTAACTCCACAACCTATCGCTAACTGGAAACTAGATCCAGCAACGATTGCCAGCCCCGGTACTAATGCACCCAATGATAAAACTAATAACTTAATCAAATATACAACTGCGGGGGGAGTCTCTACGGTCTACCGCATTCCCTTCAAAGATACGGCTTTATTCAACGGGCGCGAAATGATGAGCGTCAGAGTGCTAAACATTGACCTTGACTTGTTACGCCAAAATCAACCTTATGCTGCTGATACCTGGCTGCCTGCAAGCGGACTTGTTTTTGCCTTCCGTGAAGATGCTGTTAGAGAAGATGGCATTGCTAGACCACCTCTGGGGACATGGCCTCAGTACAAAAGCGTGTGGGACGCTAATACTGCCTCTGGCCCTCCAGAAACTAGCACTGGCACGCCATCACAAATTTGGCGCATGGATGCAGTTACTCCCAAAGACCCACCATTAAATGGCTCGGATGGTAATGGCGCGATTTCAGCAGGTGGAACAGGTATTAGCCCCAAACCAATTGATTACTACCCAGATCCAGCGCGTCGTCCTTATGGTTTCCGCCTAAAGCAAGGAACAACTCTAGCCCGAACGGTAGTGGGTGTAGACAACACTTTCGGTTTGTCGTTTATTTCTGATAACACCGCCTATATTCAAGGAGACTTCAATTTACATAAAAACTCAAGTAACACTTTACTTGAAGAATTTACTCAGCTTTTGACCTACGGTACTGGTGGCTTTTACAGTAATTTTTACACTCGCACAACGCCTAGTACAGAGTTTGCCAAACCTGCTATTGACTCGTGGCGACCTACAGAAATTATTGCCGATGCTATTACTATCCTTTCCAACAGTTTTTGTGATGGTAGCATCGAAGATGGATTATTTGTATCAGGATCTGCTGCACCAAGCAGTACAACTACTATAAGCGAGGCTAAATATGGTTGTGGTACAGGCAACATAGCCACTTCTTATCTAAACCAAAACCGTCCTACTGGTAGTATTACTTTTGCTAGCTGGCTTCGAGAAAATATAGCTGATGATAAGTCTCCAATAGTTTTTGATAGCGAAGGAGCGCCTCGAACAGGTACTGCTACTCCAGGAGTAAAGTACGCTGGTGCATACCAGGCTTTTACCAATGGAAAACAAAGAAATATAGCTTCAGTCACCCGCATTAATGCCGTTCTAATTAGTGGTCTTGTACCTTCGCGACAACAACAAGCTTATGGGGGTTTGCATAACTTTCCTCGCTTTCTAGAAACCTGGAATGGTAACCCAAAGACTGATTTATATCTTTCTGGGTCTTTTATTCAGTTAAACTTCAGTACCTCTGCCACTGCCCCTTTTGACCAAGATTCTTGGGAAAAACTTGATACCTCCGATGCAAATGAACCAATCGAATATTATGGCCCTCCCAATCGTCGTTGGGGTTACGATGTAGCCTTGCAGTTTCAAGCTCCAGGCGCAGTTTCACAGCGTTTTACAACTATTAGCTCTATTCGTAGTGAGTTTTATAGAGAGTTGCCTGTAGACGACCCCTATATTAGAAAGCTGCGTTGTGCCACCATTGGTGCAACTTCTACCAAAGTCGATCCCAAATGTTCTTAA
- the rpmB gene encoding 50S ribosomal protein L28 gives MSRICQLTGKKANNAFAISHSHRRTKKLQESNLQWKRIWWSQGNRWVKLKISTKAIKTLNTRGIAAMAKEAGINLNHY, from the coding sequence ATGTCCCGTATATGTCAGTTGACAGGCAAAAAAGCCAATAACGCCTTTGCTATCTCCCACTCTCACCGCCGCACCAAAAAGCTCCAAGAATCAAACTTACAGTGGAAACGTATTTGGTGGAGTCAAGGAAATCGCTGGGTAAAACTCAAAATTTCCACCAAAGCCATCAAAACCTTAAACACCAGAGGTATAGCTGCAATGGCAAAAGAAGCCGGAATCAATCTCAATCATTATTAA